The following are encoded in a window of Verrucomicrobiota bacterium genomic DNA:
- a CDS encoding sigma-70 family RNA polymerase sigma factor has product MIPAFGTDQRINLEMAVERFYQPLYRFAYGLTHNDEAEALDLTQQTFLRLVRHGHPLRAPDNVQRWLFTTLRREFLRSARHRRRRPQVAFRAGEHERAAQDAAGWVVSGGEEAAAWALDAPAILEALAQVEPACRAALQLYYLAELSCREIACALGIPIGTVISRLARGKDQLRVRLSHLPAHPE; this is encoded by the coding sequence ATGATCCCCGCGTTTGGAACTGATCAGAGGATTAACCTGGAGATGGCGGTAGAGCGTTTTTACCAGCCACTGTACCGGTTCGCTTACGGGCTGACGCACAACGACGAAGCCGAAGCGCTGGACCTGACCCAGCAGACCTTTTTGCGCTTGGTCCGGCACGGCCACCCGTTGCGCGCGCCCGACAACGTCCAACGCTGGTTATTCACCACTTTACGCCGGGAATTTTTGCGCTCGGCGCGCCACCGGCGCCGGCGCCCGCAGGTGGCCTTTCGGGCCGGCGAGCACGAGCGCGCCGCCCAGGACGCAGCGGGGTGGGTCGTCAGCGGCGGCGAGGAGGCCGCGGCTTGGGCGTTAGACGCGCCGGCCATCCTGGAGGCTTTGGCGCAGGTCGAGCCGGCCTGCCGCGCGGCGCTGCAGCTCTACTACTTGGCCGAGTTATCCTGCCGCGAGATCGCTTGCGCGCTCGGCATCCCCATCGGCACGGTCATCTCGCGGTTAGCCCGCGGCAAGGACCAGTTGCGGGTCAGGTTGAGCCACTTGCCCGCCCATCCCGAGTGA